The Daucus carota subsp. sativus chromosome 9, DH1 v3.0, whole genome shotgun sequence genome window below encodes:
- the LOC108202952 gene encoding regulator of nonsense transcripts UPF3 has translation MGSRVKSAADRTKVVVRHLPPTISEAMLLEQIDDKFTRRFKFVSFRPGNNSQRHQSYSRAYIDFQRPEDVIEFAEYFGGHVFVNEKGTQFKTVVEYAPSQRVPKQWSKKDGREGTIFKDPEYLEFLEFIAKPVENLPSAEIQLERRDAERAGAVKDAPVVTPLMDFIRQKRAAKAGSRRSLPNGKPDRRSSGTSSASTSSASLKRGSDKRRTSNAMYVLRDTTKSSVGKDKSAYVIVPKKKDEQISEKSNSVSAAGSDFSSESGVPGSSDIGKKKILLLKGKGKEIPNVASCLPSQHSAVTPIKNSVIVNAPRPNHRHDASGRIIKSILLNKDSRQNPSTPETPIQVRNQEKDRRPPRASNVQLHKKDTNEAPEDRTLGNDLHGSYAEKPEKRTRNKDRPDRGVWTPLRRSDGLHASNESLSSSASQHMTSLLDTSEGTRGDTKNDMTSGRSGESKGSGRGGHMSVDNGFYKQSNRRGPFQNGKDADGSLNLGEAKPLKRGNFSGHGSQEKQVWVQKSSSGS, from the exons ATG GGTTCGCGTGTGAAGAGTGCGGCGGATCGCACGAAAGTAGTGGTGCGGCACTTGCCGCCGACGATTTCAGAGGCGATGTTATTGGAGCAGATTGATGATAAGTTTACGAGACGGTTTAAGTTTGTTAGTTTTCGCCCCGGGAATAATAG TCAGAGGCATCAATCGTATTCTAGAGCTTACATTGACTTCCAGAGACCAGAGGACGTCATAGAGTTTGCTGAATATTTTGGCGGGCACGTATTTGTTAATGAAAAGGGTACTCAATTCAAAACTGTAGTTGAATATGCTCCTTCGCAACGTGTTCCGAAGCAATGGTCTAAAAAGGATGGACGTGAAGGAACTATATTCAAAG ATCCGGAATATTTGGAGTTCCTTGAATTCATTGCAAAGCCTGTGGAGAATCTTCCTAGTGCAGAGATACAATTGGAGAGAAGGGATGCAGAACGAGCAG GTGCTGTAAAGGATGCTCCTGTTGTTACACCTCTTATGGATTTTATCCGTCAGAAAAGAGCTGCCAAAGCTGGTTCTCGG AGGTCCTTGCCTAATGGGAAACCAGACAGACGAAGCAGTGGAACATCTTCTGCAAGCACTAGTTCAGCTTCACTAAAACGAGGCTCTGATAAGAGGAGGACCTCAAATGCCATG TATGTTCTTAGGGATACGACAAAGAGCTCTGTTGGGAAAGACAAATCTGCATATGTTATTGTTCCTAAGAAAAAAGATGAGCAGATATCTGAAAAGTCTAATTCTGTTTCTGCAGCTGGAAGTGACTTTTCTTCGGAAAGCG GAGTGCCTGGATCTAGTGATATTGGAAAGAAGAAAATTTTGCTTTTGaagggaaaaggaaaagaaattccAAAT GTGGCTAGTTGCTTGCCGTCGCAGCACTCTGCAGTTACTCCTATTAAGAATTCAGTTATTGTTAATGCCCCTAGACCGAATCATAGACATGATGCTAGTGGAAGGATCATTAAAAGCATACTGCTTAATAAGGATTCACGACAAAACCCTTCTACTCCTGAAACACCTATCCAGGTCAGAAATCAGGAGAAAGACAGAAGGCCACCTCGAGCATCTAATGTGCAGTTGCATAAGAAGGATACAAATGAGGCACCAGAAGACAGGACTTTGGGCAATGATTTACATGGTTCCTACGCTGAGAAGCCGGAAAAGCGTACACGAAACAAGGATAGACCTGATCGGGGTGTTTGGACTCCTCTTCGCCGTTCGGATGGATTGCATGCAAGTAACGAGTCATTGTCCTCCTCTGCTTCGCAGCATATGACATCTCTGTTGGATACTTCAGAAG GTACTCGTGGTGATACAAAGAATGATATGACAAGTGGACGGAGTGGGGAGTCCAAGGGCAGCGGACGTGGTGGTCACATGTCAGTTGATAATG GTTTTTATAAACAAAGTAATCGTCGTGGGCCATTCCAGAATGGAAAGGATGCAGATGGCTCTTTGAACCTAGGGGAAGCTAAACCTCTGAAAAGAGGAAATTTTTCTGGTCATGGTTCCCAAGAG AAGCAGGTTTGGGTTCAAAAGTCAAGTTCTGGTTCTTAG